In Arcobacter ellisii, a genomic segment contains:
- a CDS encoding helix-turn-helix domain-containing protein — MNLQELNSILPPEQRKQACLNQTQVSQLLGVSSSTLANWRAEGISLEYIKVGKGKSRVMYLKTKLVEFLNSNQIKVS, encoded by the coding sequence ATGAATTTACAAGAGCTAAATTCAATTTTACCACCAGAGCAAAGAAAACAAGCTTGCTTAAATCAGACTCAAGTTTCACAACTTTTAGGTGTATCTTCAAGTACCTTAGCAAACTGGAGAGCAGAGGGCATTTCTCTAGAATACATAAAAGTAGGAAAGGGTAAAAGTAGGGTTATGTATTTGAAAACAAAATTAGTAGAATTTTTGAATTCTAATCAAATTAAAGTTAGTTAG
- a CDS encoding phage replisome organizer N-terminal domain-containing protein — MSIKKYYWLKLKETFFSDLRIKKLRKMAGGDTYTIIFQKIMLLSLKDNGLIKFQNIEQNLQKELALILDEDEDNLIVTLGFLTQTNILEKKDERTFYIPLVAELTGVETDFARKKREYRERQKKDNVLPMSDKRKEIEKRDREREDIQEDIQEDIKKLSMFSSLTAIEMSNVDIEKLDVSEATINYLKKHSLSEVVNYAVDHEDYLLKEILQ, encoded by the coding sequence ATGTCAATAAAAAAATACTATTGGTTAAAATTAAAAGAAACATTTTTTTCAGATTTGAGAATAAAAAAATTGAGAAAAATGGCGGGTGGAGATACCTATACTATAATTTTCCAAAAAATTATGCTTCTAAGTCTAAAAGATAATGGGCTTATCAAGTTCCAAAATATAGAACAAAACTTACAAAAAGAGTTAGCATTAATACTAGATGAAGATGAAGATAATTTAATTGTAACTCTAGGTTTTTTAACTCAAACTAACATTCTAGAAAAAAAAGATGAAAGAACTTTTTACATTCCTTTAGTTGCAGAACTTACTGGTGTTGAAACAGATTTTGCAAGAAAAAAAAGAGAATATAGAGAAAGACAAAAAAAAGACAATGTCCTCCCCATGTCCGACAAGAGAAAAGAGATAGAGAAAAGAGATAGAGAAAGAGAAGATATACAAGAAGATATACAAGAAGATATCAAAAAACTTTCAATGTTTTCTTCTTTAACTGCAATTGAAATGTCAAATGTTGATATTGAAAAATTAGATGTCAGCGAAGCTACTATTAATTATCTAAAAAAACATTCATTATCAGAAGTTGTTAATTATGCTGTGGATCATGAAGATTATTTATTAAAGGAAATACTACAATGA
- a CDS encoding type IV secretion system protein: MEQNIFKYLISIFENVTGDIQNGLYQSSKAIFDNGFFNIAFAFAIIYIGFMIAFKKFGSEEIAYKSIWTILVFSTVKMLLINHSVYQNLIDIFNLPRETFTTAIHSLIRKANNSADIENIINSLYSAQTLITKSIFDKGGITDIAPFIYGIIVWFSGSLLMLVIILNTVFSIFLSEIVLALLPLILPTLIWKKTEYVFFSWVKLYISISLYAPFTILFGLVSIKVVDLTMVTAKAIDTSFEQNIQYILVLILAQGLVIIAVFKIPNIINQLIGSSNEGSSLTSGVGWSYGKHI; the protein is encoded by the coding sequence ATGGAACAAAATATTTTTAAATATCTGATATCCATATTCGAAAATGTAACTGGAGATATTCAGAATGGCTTGTATCAAAGTTCGAAAGCGATTTTTGATAACGGATTTTTTAATATTGCTTTTGCTTTTGCAATAATTTATATCGGCTTTATGATTGCTTTTAAAAAATTTGGAAGTGAAGAAATTGCATATAAATCAATATGGACTATATTGGTTTTTTCAACTGTAAAAATGTTATTAATAAATCATTCTGTATATCAGAACTTAATTGATATTTTTAATTTACCAAGAGAAACATTTACAACAGCAATACATAGTTTAATTAGAAAAGCTAATAATTCAGCTGATATTGAAAATATCATCAATTCATTGTACAGCGCACAAACATTAATTACTAAAAGTATTTTTGATAAAGGAGGTATTACAGATATTGCTCCTTTTATTTATGGAATTATTGTTTGGTTTTCGGGGTCTTTATTGATGTTAGTGATTATTTTAAATACTGTTTTTTCAATCTTTTTAAGTGAGATTGTTTTAGCTTTATTACCTCTTATTTTACCTACATTAATTTGGAAAAAGACGGAATATGTATTTTTTTCATGGGTAAAGCTTTATATATCTATTTCTCTGTATGCTCCGTTTACAATACTTTTCGGTTTAGTATCAATAAAAGTAGTTGATTTAACTATGGTAACAGCTAAGGCAATAGATACAAGTTTTGAACAAAATATACAATATATTTTAGTTTTAATTTTAGCTCAAGGTTTAGTAATTATTGCGGTTTTTAAAATACCAAACATTATTAACCAGTTAATAGGAAGCTCAAATGAGGGAAGCAGTTTAACAAGTGGTGTAGGGTGGAGCTATGGTAAGCACATTTAG